CTGAAGATTTTTGTGTTTGTAGAAAACGTCGTTGGTTATATACCAGGTAAATCACCGTATTTCATCTAGTTTTCCGTTAGCGAAAACTGTGAAAAACATCGATTAAATTTTTCTACGTCAAAGTGTACGAATATGAGACTGCCAATAACCAattattttcttcttctttttctagaAATGTCCGAGGAAGTTCTGTACGATCATTTCGCTGAAGTTGGAAACATTACATTCTTGCAAGTTCGAACCGATGACTTTGCCTACGTCCAGTTTGAGAACAAGGTCGCCGCTAAAAACGCAATGGGCAAAAACAACATGCCTTTGAAAAATGTTAACCTAAAGACACAATTACTGACGCGTAATTTGGAAATCATGATTGTAAACCTTGACACTCTGTCGATGAAAATGCCCCAGCTGTACCATAAGCTGTGCATGCCTATCGAACCTCGTAGTGCTGGCCAAAAGGTGAGACAATCCGAACCAGAGCCAGATGAAGAACCACAACACCAGCAACAAAATCAAGCACCGCAGAAGCAGCAACAACAAGAACGCCAGGCAccacatcaacaacaacaacgtcaGCAATCACAACAGCAAcgtcagcaacaacaacaacagcaacgtcagcaacaacaacagcagcgtcAGCAACCACAACAGCAGCGTCAGCAACCACAACAGCAGCGTCAGCAACCACAACAGCAACGTCAGcaacaacaaaatcagaatgcGCATGTTGTACAACAACGACCTCAATTTAAACAGCAGCAACAAGTGGCTGAACAACAAGCTCAGCCCGTTCAACAAATGCCACCAAAACCGCAAAGAGAGCCCAGACAACAATCTCAATCCACCGTACAAACATTGACAGAAAAAGCCAATTCTTCCGCTGAACAACAACAACCGGCAGCTCAATCAGAAAATCTCATCAGCTAtccaatttcagccttcaacggTCAAAAAGTTATAGCCAGCGTTCCTGATGTGATTGTACTGGATCCAGAAACGAGCACTCCAACAATAGAGATAGACGAGAATGATGGAGACGTGCAAATTGTCGAGAAATCCATTCCTCCTATTCCATCAAAATATGTAACTGGTGCGAACGATTTGATTCGTCCGATCAAAGCGTCAGACATTGGTTTGATTGATGCTGAAGCGAAAGATCCATCCGATCGACGATCTGGTATGtgtgacaaaaaaaatcttactaaaCAAAACAGACAGTAACTTGAagcgatttttattttcagtttggGTGAATAATATTCCACCAGAAACTACCCGAGAAGAAATGGTGGATTACTTGGAACAATTCGGAAATATCGAAAATGTTAAATTAAAACCATCTTCGTGCTGCTTCTTCACGAAATGGGCCAAAGTTATATACTGCAATGTCGAGAGCGCTGTAAAGGCATCCGAGTATTTCCTGCACCCATTCAACGGTCATTATCTATTTGTACTTTCCTGTACGCGTTGCGTCGACGAAACCCCCGAACGGTGCTTCGTAATCGACTATCTCTCAAGATGTAAGTAACATGAGCTAAACAGTAATGGAACGAAAAGTTCCAATCTTTCGATCTATTATTCCCACCCTTTCGCTTTAGACATAACTTACGAGGAAGTCTTCACGGCGTTCAAACACGTCGGGGAAGTGTTTTATCTGGTGCGACTTTTTAAGAATACCTTTAAAACCCGTATCTTCTTTTTGGGCAACGTAAGTGCGGAAGCCGTGCTAGCCGTAAAATCGATCAATGGAATCCCCATCAATATGGAACCTTTCTCCAAGGGTATGATGCTGAAGAATGCAAGTGAGTATGGAGCGTCCAGTAGTCGAAGTGGTATTTTTGCGAGCTCTGTTGTTTCTTTCAGAGAGTAAAATTAAAGAATTTCGGTTAGCCAGAGACAGCATTGATGAAGAAAAGGCACTTCGTCTGGAGAAGATAAACGTGCTGAATCAGAAAGAGTTCATTAATCGTGTTGTTCCGATAGAGTATAACAATCCGGACAGCAAGAAGAGTCCGGTTGAAGGTGAGTGAGTTGCTTTGTTATGTCTGTAACACACCGCTAAATTATTGGATTTTCCAGTTGTTCTTCATAATGTACCGAAACTCGCCAGCGATGAGCAAATTACTAAATTCTTGAAAGGAGTTGGTCAGCCGACTTCGATTCGTCGCTTTCCGGCAccatatgaaaatgaaacagaaCAGGTTTATGTAGGCTTCGACACATTCTCAAAAGCCTTATCTGCCATTAAAATAGCTCCGGAAAGCGTATTGGCAGGAAACAATCCTTTCATTTTCCTGGCATGGAATACTGCTATGTGTACAGAACAAAACACTCTGCGGATGCTGTTCTCCGAATGTAAATTCGCTTACTACGTGACTTTGAACTTGTCAACCACAGATTGTTCTCTATATTTTTAGTGATTTCTATCCAATCTATCTACAAAGAGGTATCCGTTTTCGGTCGAGTTCGTTTTATTCAGAAGGAAAACGCCAAACAAGCTTTGGTTGTGTTTTATGATACAGACACCGGAGCCGTTGCCAGTGCCACCAATAAAGGTTTGATGGGTTTGACGTCTATCGCTGgagtgaaaataatcaaaacaggtgAGAAATCAATGGGGGTTGTCGCCAGGTGACCCATTCTGTGTTATGTTAAttgttttttacctttctctatagaaaggtataagaattgctgggaaaccgactttcgaacggagcctcggagacccatagtgttatataccattcgactcagttcgacgagatcggaaagtgtgtgtgtgtgtgtgtgtgtgtgtgtgtgtgtgtgtgtgtgtgtgtgtgtgtgtgtgtgtgtgtgtgtgtgtgtgtgtgtgtgtgtgtgtgtgtgtgtgtgtgtgtgatcaaatggctgtgacttttagttccggagatatgattgtataagtgacgtaaccgacaaaaagcgttgtttttttacgcgatcaatttcatcagagatggctgaaccgattttaacaaacttgggatcgtttgaaagctactgtcgggctattgatcaagttcatagatcaaatggctgtgagttttcgTTTAAgagatatgatagtataagtgacgtaaccgacaaaacacgttgttttttaccgctctaatgtatataagggtgccaatattttgggatcacctctaatttcgtaaagcgctattgttcaaaagtttaagctcctcgaaaaaagtccccatgcaaaatttgagctaaatcggacatgggtaaggggtgctgcccagcggttaatgtttgaaaattttcgatcttgaaaaagcaccataggagggagtacatgaaatttccgaaatcgaacatttttttttatgccaaaaatcttaaaattgcatgtttTTTAAAAACATGGGCTTTCTGGGactcccaattttttttttcgatttcggaaattccatacaaataggcaaagcaaatatcaagcgcttggttggaaaaatgatgcctactttgtgatatgaacagtgaagaatgcttttgtgaactactcgattcaatctgaatcaactggtgtcaaaaatgagcctatattagtgtcacaaattatttaataaaaaatgtttttataagactgttttgaagaaagagaaaggcattatcacaccactaggtggatcaagaaggcttttttagattagcatcattaTGATCATAttaataggcaacgcaaatgccaAGCGCTTGATTGGAAAAACGATGCCGAGtaagtgacataaacactgaagcatgcttttgtgaagtacttgaatcaatctaaattaattggtgtcaaaaatgagcccaaattagcatcggaaattattttataaaatgtttaaaaaaatctataaattttataaaatgtttTTCAACATCATATTGTTACGGTTGTACGACTTTCTCCTGAAAatcattttccagaaaataaaGCAACGAAGTATTTTCTCCAGAATATACCGTTTTCCagaaaacaatatataatataaatgcattgaagcagtgttgctaacttttttattggggaattgaaatctacattcataaaatgtaagcaattttccatcaaacgttggtgaaaattgATCAATACTGACATTTCTTCCAAAAAGTcaagcttaacattcatttgagaataaattgctaaaaaagattgtttgaaactcaatcgatcaagctactttgataaactggttgcactgcatatatgaatacatagatctatgacatacgtaccaaataaaatgtacgttatacacaaattaccaacaagttaaattggtttactcttgatccttgagAATAGAAGGAGTTACCCAGCTCAACTCTGAGATGTGTTCTCTCTGTTACGTTTGGCTCTgtaagaacttgtatgcacaccttcaggagaggcttcagtgacTTATGctcatggcagttgaaaacaagttgctgaagtagatcgcccgtagttgcacttcgtgattgaccgaataagTGGAAATGTATAATGAACcatgaaaatgaagcttgggagaagcaaatcattttcactgcacatacccactcactcctaactttttattaaatgatcaataacgacgctggctacgaccaaaggctgtgctactgagggaaaggaaggaatgttagtccgatacgaTGTCATACCGCATAAACAGTTCCCTAtacgtaaattttgtcacgagacgccactgtttATTACCATCGGACATTACAATCTAAACCAGTGGTTTGCAAACTTTTCTAGTCGAATGCCCATTTTGAATATAATATTCATTCTACTGCCCACCaagtaaaataaatatttcacaGTTAACACGGTAGAAATTAATTATTAATTCAAGATACTATCAATCAAACATTGGGTAAGCAAAATAGAAGTCAACAGAGAGCAAAAAGAAATCTAACACACAATTGCTCAACCAGCAAATTAAAGAGAGATCGCCTGGTAGGGAAAATGTGCAATAAGTTTTTGTGTGCGAAATTCTACCGTAGGGGATCGACTAAAATGTAAACCACACCGACCGTGAACAGTCAGATCAAATATCAAGTTACTTTGCTACCAGGAACATTtacagtagttcagttggcagaacgATTCGATTGGTAACTGTCTCTGAGAGCTTGTGACGTCAGTTTTgggattttgttttctttttatcaGTCATAATTTCAGTCTGTTTTTAGGTTGGCTAATAGAGAAAAGTTCTGCTTTAGGTGTGTTTTCTTGTGTCATATGTATGACActgctgtaattttttttcaggtgCTCGCCCAAAAGTAATTCTTCAAGTTTTACTTGTGTAAGagacaaaaatgaaaacatttgaaatcaaGTAGTTTCCACAAGGTTCCACGGAGAAAATGAGAAGCCTgaattattgacagagattctaAACCTAGAACAGGATTCTGAACCCCAGGGCCCGACAAGTTTTCTGGATCATGATACTGAACCTAACCATGGATTTAGGAACAGAGTTCTGGacttaaattctagatttaaTTTTTGTAGCCTGATTAAGGACTTTAACTCTGGATCTGTGTTCTgtacctgaattctggataAAGATTCTGACCTTGAATCTGTATACTGATCCTGAACCAGTATTCTCTGATTGGATTCAGAACCATCAGAAAATGGAGTAATTTGGCCTCTGAATATGAATTTAAGATCTGAGTGCAGAATCTgcattctgaacctaaattcggtacttcgattctggaccagaattcttagtctggacctggattctggaacgagATGCTGGACCCCAAATCTTGACTTATGgatatgaattctgaacttggaccCAGAATCTGGACCAAAATTTTTGATAGAGTTTATACCTGGACCTGGATTGTGGAAAATAACTCCCAACCTGGACTTGGACTGTGGTTGTGGGCCAGAATCCTGATCCCggatttggattctggaccggaactcctgacagagtttctgaaactagatcctgaacctcgactcttcacctgaattctggatctagtTTCAGAACAGGGACCTAAATTCCTCAGCGTAAAtcgggatccgaattccgggCCTGGATTTCGGACCTGGGTACTAGACTTGAGATCCTGATAGGAATTCTCAGATTTCCGTGACCTGAATTCTAAACGTGAACCTGGACTTTTGGACATGCATTCTTATCCCAGACCTAgactctggatctgaattcctgaaaaattgtttgaatctgaacctaaattctgatcCAGGAAGCAGGATTCTTGACCTTAATTCTGTATTTGTACAAGATTTTGGACTCGAATTCTACATAGATCCGATGCATACCTTTGAATCATGTATTCTCGATTctaattctgaattctgaacctggaccgGAATATTCTTACTGTAGTTTGTATGgattaattttaaataaaaaaaacatgatttaaatttctaatgaaatatttaaattatttacttttattccTATTTGACCAATTTTTGACCGTAACACCACTTAGTCTCACAAGATTTCAATGATTTACAGTTTTCCACATTTACTCAGGGTCTatctcagaaagattttttttaactagcgaagCCCACTATTTGCGACTCATTGCCCACCTGTTGTCAATTTTAAGTTTACTACCCACTAAAAATGAGCTAGAGCCAACCAGTGCTGAGGTAAACTCAAAATAGGGTGTAGAGAAGAAATAAACATAGACGCAAAGTGTTTTGCGAACAGTTCACTAGCAGTTGCTGTAGAAGAAGCTGTCACTTCTTCAAGATAGACATTAGGATGTATACCTGATGTTTTCCGTTTAGAATTAACGAAATTCCATAGCCCTTTGGGTTTGCATCGCTAGCTACTCCAAGGTAGGAAATCGGTCTACGTGAAACAGGAACATTTGCTGCAAACCAGTATTGTAATATATTACCAAATCTAAAAGCTATGGTGTCGGTATCAGACGGTCCAAATCGTGTGATTGCCAATCAAGATATAGTAAATGATCTGGCAACGCTGAAAAATTAATCTTTCAGTAGTTCATAGACCGAACATTACTAGCTCCAGCTCTCACTGGAGGTTCTAGAGTGGGTGGTTGCATCGAAATAACCAGTGCTTACCATGCTTCACGTAGAAATCGTATTATacataaaaacaattttgatatgatttcttcacgtttcgccttcggcttatCAGTGCTTATAGCAGTTCAAATGTCTACCTAGCAGTTAAATTTAAACCGCACAGTCGACGTAAGGTTTACACTACTTATGTAACCCTTCGAAGATATTGCACCGCGCTGCAATATCCTTCCTGGCGTTTCGgaattttgatgtttttttatcTATTTCCAGCTCACTACCTTCCGAAGACCGGTATCTCGAAAAACGATGGCCCTATTGTAATTGACGACGAGGATGATGACGTGGTTGTTTCGAACCAGAATGCTCCGAACGTACACTCGCAGAAGCATGGCCCGAAGCAGAATCACGGCCAGAAGCAGAATCAAGGTCCGAAGCAGAATCAAGGTTCCAATCAGAATCAACGCCAACAGCAGAACCAACGTCAGCAGCAGAACCAACGTCAAGCGCAAAATCAACAACGCCAAGGGCAGAATCAACAACGTCAACCGCAGAACCAACGCCAACAGCAGAATCAACGCCAGAACCAGTATCAACGTCAACAGCCGAACCAGCGCCAGCAGCAGAATCAACGTCAACAGTTCCAACAGCAACGATCGGGTGGCGGCTGGCAGGGGTCACCACAACAGCGCGGACAGCCAGTTAACCCATGGAACGACCCCAATTTCTGCATCGACGATCAAGCTCCTTGGCAAAATAACCAGTTCAATTCGAACAATCAGTTCGATATGGGCCGAAACATGGATCAGTTCGATCAAATGCAAATGCAAATGCAGAATAATCAAGGCTTTGATCGTTATCCAATGGACATGGATGATCCGCCATTGGATGGGTGGGGCCCACCGCAGCAGTTTAATCGGAATCGCGGAAATGAGGGGATTGACTGCAACCGTGATTTTGATATCCCACCAAATATTTCTGAAGATGACATAGATGAGTATATTATGCGTAAACAACAGGCAATCGAACGTCGATTGGAACAGTTGGACAAACAATTGATTTCATCGGCCGAGGGTGGTCGAGGCCGTAGACAAGACGACGGCGGATTTAGACGACGGAAGGATATCGTTTTCAGTGACAATGGCGATGTGCATTACGTTCCGAATCCAGCGGCGAGATTCCGCGGTGGGCAGGGCCGAGCTCGTAACCGCAATGCTGGCGGATTCAATAGAGACAACCGTTCGAATCGAGACAGTAGCTATCGGCACCATGACCCATTCGCAGATATAGAAACCATACCGGTAGTACGGATTTCCGAAGAACGTTCACCATCACCGAAGAGAACTCGCAATTCCAATGAACAGGAAGAAGACGAGTTCGACGCTGATCGGTTCAATGCTGCATGGAGTTAAATTAAATGTTAGAGTGAAAGGTAAATAGACTAAAATACTCCACATTCGAGTATAATTTTCCATATAAGGGAATGATCTTGAAACAACACATTGCAGTGTATTAATTATCTAATTTAAAACATAATACAAATGTTTTTCTACTATTGAGAACtaaataaaaatcttaaaaaatagacaaccaaacaaaatTGTATTTAGTCAACTgaagaaattttcaatttgttgaaTGCGCAAGGTCGTTTTCATGTATCGATAGCATAGCATGAAACGCGAACAACGAAGTATGAGGCATTTCCGCTAAATTGTTTTAATACAATGCGCATTAAAGGATCTATCGGAATATATCATCTATTCTATCcaattcatttttattcttaTCGCGCAACATACTTTGAAGTCCTACCTTACGAACTATATAGATTCTAACATTTACTTCTAAAAACTATTCTAAGTGAGAAGTTTTATTgttttacaaaaacaaaaaccgatcaGTACGGATTTTTATCCTGTTGATGCTAGAAACACGCCGGCTAGAAAGCCATCAATTTATTTCGTACTGCATTGCACTTCAGTGCAAATAACTGCGAGCTAGCATTAGAAGTGTTTCAACATAAGCATAAACATTAACTATTTATACAATTTACGAACATTACATATAACTTTGATTGATTTGGTATTGAAAACCCAAGTGATCAATTGCATTTAGGTTAGTCCTCAATAGAAAAAGAATTTTCTAGCCAATCAAAAATCCGCAATTCcgaaatcgaatgatgtatccaaataaaatttatgtgCTGCCTCAGATTCAGAACTTCGTTACCCGATGTcggtttttaataaaaatcataAGCCGTAAAACACCTCATATACTATTTTTCATTACAAACGGAGAACCCCCAGAACACAAAATTGCAATTAGTTTCACACACTGGTTTGTTCACCtgagtttttgtcgtgaatacgacttactttactatggggcgccttttcaaaattagccacatggaagaatgggcagaacttaatcgtgaatatctcgacttgtgttaatggtagcaacataattctttcactatttcattaaaaacatgaccaggaatttaggatcatattttgaacagtgtgagataaccacaaacaactcaaaaattaagttttctcaaaattttaaaacaacgcaggAAACtgcttacttttgcttgggttttatTGATTTGACATAACATGATCTGTTGACATTTCCATTACCATTTAGGTAAACAAATATGATGTTTTCA
This genomic window from Malaya genurostris strain Urasoe2022 chromosome 1, Malgen_1.1, whole genome shotgun sequence contains:
- the LOC131440215 gene encoding uncharacterized protein LOC131440215 → MDRKLLIYVENISPSSNEEQLTAYLEKWAPVLQVCFLKEKQCTKRSLAAFVRVGSEDDLELLLQRNQQNYRGKRLFMLRADKPQFFQADETIIVRNITSKMSEEVLYDHFAEVGNITFLQVRTDDFAYVQFENKVAAKNAMGKNNMPLKNVNLKTQLLTRNLEIMIVNLDTLSMKMPQLYHKLCMPIEPRSAGQKVRQSEPEPDEEPQHQQQNQAPQKQQQQERQAPHQQQQRQQSQQQRQQQQQQQRQQQQQQRQQPQQQRQQPQQQRQQPQQQRQQQQNQNAHVVQQRPQFKQQQQVAEQQAQPVQQMPPKPQREPRQQSQSTVQTLTEKANSSAEQQQPAAQSENLISYPISAFNGQKVIASVPDVIVLDPETSTPTIEIDENDGDVQIVEKSIPPIPSKYVTGANDLIRPIKASDIGLIDAEAKDPSDRRSVWVNNIPPETTREEMVDYLEQFGNIENVKLKPSSCCFFTKWAKVIYCNVESAVKASEYFLHPFNGHYLFVLSCTRCVDETPERCFVIDYLSRYITYEEVFTAFKHVGEVFYLVRLFKNTFKTRIFFLGNVSAEAVLAVKSINGIPINMEPFSKGMMLKNAKSKIKEFRLARDSIDEEKALRLEKINVLNQKEFINRVVPIEYNNPDSKKSPVEVVLHNVPKLASDEQITKFLKGVGQPTSIRRFPAPYENETEQVYVGFDTFSKALSAIKIAPESVLAGNNPFIFLAWNTAMCTEQNTLRMLFSELISIQSIYKEVSVFGRVRFIQKENAKQALVVFYDTDTGAVASATNKGLMGLTSIAGVKIIKTAHYLPKTGISKNDGPIVIDDEDDDVVVSNQNAPNVHSQKHGPKQNHGQKQNQGPKQNQGSNQNQRQQQNQRQQQNQRQAQNQQRQGQNQQRQPQNQRQQQNQRQNQYQRQQPNQRQQQNQRQQFQQQRSGGGWQGSPQQRGQPVNPWNDPNFCIDDQAPWQNNQFNSNNQFDMGRNMDQFDQMQMQMQNNQGFDRYPMDMDDPPLDGWGPPQQFNRNRGNEGIDCNRDFDIPPNISEDDIDEYIMRKQQAIERRLEQLDKQLISSAEGGRGRRQDDGGFRRRKDIVFSDNGDVHYVPNPAARFRGGQGRARNRNAGGFNRDNRSNRDSSYRHHDPFADIETIPVVRISEERSPSPKRTRNSNEQEEDEFDADRFNAAWS